The Brachyspira hyodysenteriae ATCC 27164 genome includes a window with the following:
- a CDS encoding DMT family transporter: MINDSNNNIKLGSLFITFSALSFSIMEIAVKISGSNIPVMEQVFVRNLITLFISAFVMIRDKERLFPNKSNILSIVCRCISGYLGIISYFYATNNMVLADASVLQKTSPFWSSFFAFLLIKEKVIKMQWFGMIIAAIGSIFIIKPSMNSNVFPAIVALSAAIFAGISYSIIGSLKGKESNSLIIFYFSLFSCLFSLFFVKSFVIPNLFELFLLLLIGIFAGFGQFFLTIAYKKAPVSAVSIYNYTGVIFSYIFSVFLFKERVDIYSIIGMLLTIFAALLVYFYKNKIYIKN; the protein is encoded by the coding sequence ATGATTAACGATTCAAATAATAATATAAAACTAGGTTCCTTATTTATAACGTTTTCAGCTCTTTCATTTAGTATAATGGAAATAGCAGTAAAAATTTCTGGTTCTAATATACCTGTGATGGAGCAGGTTTTTGTACGTAATTTAATAACATTATTTATAAGTGCCTTTGTTATGATTAGAGATAAAGAAAGGCTATTTCCAAATAAGAGCAATATTTTATCAATAGTATGCCGCTGTATATCAGGATATTTAGGTATTATATCCTATTTTTATGCTACTAATAACATGGTGCTTGCGGATGCTTCAGTGCTTCAAAAAACTTCTCCATTTTGGTCTAGTTTCTTTGCTTTTCTTTTGATAAAAGAAAAGGTTATTAAGATGCAATGGTTTGGAATGATTATTGCTGCAATAGGATCTATATTTATAATAAAGCCTAGTATGAATTCTAATGTTTTTCCTGCTATAGTAGCTCTTTCCGCTGCTATTTTTGCAGGCATTTCATATTCTATAATAGGTTCACTAAAAGGCAAAGAAAGCAACTCTTTGATAATATTTTATTTTTCTTTATTTTCATGTTTATTTTCTTTGTTCTTTGTAAAAAGCTTTGTAATACCAAATTTATTTGAATTATTTCTTCTTTTGCTCATAGGAATATTTGCAGGATTCGGACAATTCTTTTTAACTATAGCATATAAAAAAGCTCCTGTTTCTGCTGTAAGTATATATAATTATACAGGTGTTATATTTTCATATATTTTTAGTGTATTTTTATTTAAAGAAAGGGTAGATATTTATTCTATAATTGGAATGCTGCTTACAATATTTGCCGCTCTATTGGTTTATTTTTATAAAAATAAGATTTATATTAAAAATTAA